From Lolium perenne isolate Kyuss_39 chromosome 5, Kyuss_2.0, whole genome shotgun sequence, a single genomic window includes:
- the LOC127301438 gene encoding hypersensitive-induced response protein-like protein 1 — MGNLLCCVQVDQSTVAIREQFGKFDSVLEPGCHCLPWMVGKRVAGHLTLRLQQLDVRCETKTKDNVFVTVVASIQYRPLAGKESDAFYKLSNTKSQIQAYVFDVIRASVPKLLLDDAFEQKNDIAKAVEDELEKAMSAYGFEIVQTLIVDIEPDARVKQAMNEINAAARMRVAANEKAEAEKIVQIKRAEGEAEAKYLSGLGIARQRQAIVDGLRDSVLGFSVNVPGTTAKDVMDMVLITQYFDTMKEIGASSKSSAVFIPHGPGAVSDIATQIRNGLLQGQSAAQK, encoded by the exons ATGGGCAATTTGTTGTGTTGTGTTCAAGTTGATCAGTCGACCGTGGCCATCAGAGAGCAGTTTGGGAAGTTCGATAGTGTGCTAGAACCAGGATGCCACTGCCTGCCTTGGATGGTTGGGAAACGTGTAGCTGGCCATCTCACTCTCAGGTTGCAGCAACTGGATGTGCGCTGTGAGACTAAAACAAAG GACAATGTGTTTGTTACTGTTGTTGCATCAATTCAGTATCGACCTCTGGCTGGCAAAGAAAGTGATGCATTCTACAAGCTGTCCAACACAAAGTCCCAGATCCAAGCCTATGTATTTGACG TGATAAGGGCAAGTGTTCCAAAGCTCCTCCTGGATGATGCTTTTGAGCAGAAGAATGACATAGCAAAGGCTGTGGAGGACGAACTTGAGAAGGCTATGTCAGCATATGGCTTTGAGATCGTGCAGACACTCATCGTTGACATTGAGCCAGACGCCCGCGTCAAGCAGGCAATGAATGAGATCAATGCAG CTGCAAGGATGAGGGTGGCTGCAAACGAGAAGGCGGAGGCTGAGAAGATCGTCCAGATCAAGCGCGCCGAGGGTGAAGCGGAAGCCAAGTACCTGTCCGGCCTCGGCATCGCCCGCCAGCGCCAGGCCATCGTGGATGGTCTGAGGGACAGCGTCCTGGGATTCTCCGTCAACGTGCCCGGCACCACCGCCAAGGACGTGATGGACATGGTTCTGATCACACAGTACTTCGACACCATGAAGGAGATCGGCGCGTCCTCCAAGTCCTCGGCGGTGTTCATCCCCCACGGCCCGGGTGCGGTGAGCGACATCGCCACGCAGATCCGTAACGGGCTTCTTCAGGGCCAGTCTGCTGCTCAGAAGTAG